The Paramormyrops kingsleyae isolate MSU_618 chromosome 12, PKINGS_0.4, whole genome shotgun sequence region ctgattggctgaaagagtcctcacatctgggtttgaacagctgacctacaggttatcccaaaaacctgcatacacaccggccctttgtggataagattgacTACCCCTGCTCTACACTAACGTATGGTGGAGGGAACATCATGGTTTGggcctgctttgctgcatcaGGGCCTGGACAGCTGGCCATCATTGAGGGGAAAATGAATTCCTAAGTTTATCAACCAATTCTCCAGGATAATGTGAGGGTGTCTGTCCATCAACTGAAGCTCAGAATAAGCTGGGTGATGTTTGGTGTTTCCTGTTTGCTGTTTCCTGCATGAGCAAGACTGGTTGCTACCGCGCGAACTTTTAAACTATAACTATAACCCAAATAATACTTAGAGTTAGAATTAAGCAATCGGATAAATCTTGGCAAATCTTGGCAAGCTTAATAGTCTCCTGATAATCTTCCAAATCCACGACGGATTAATCGCCTCCGCCCCCGGAGTTTTTCCCCGCTAAACGTAAGTATATCACTATGGCTCCTGTCGTTTGCTCCGAGTgcagtatgtttagttattcttctcctgtcattagcggtacgtttgtctgcgataagtgtaagctagttgccaggctgacggagaagatcgcagacttagagggacgcatccggacgttacgggagattcaggagagtgagagttttattgacgcagtgttagcggctccggatatgtccgctatagtgagccagtctccccctgctccggcagcagggccttcgcagcaaggcgagtgggtgacgacccggcggcatagccgtaagttcaaacaggactcacaccggcaccattcacccattcgcgtttccaacaggttctccccactcagtgaaacacccactgagccgcctgttgaaagcgctctggtaatcggcgattctatgctaagaaacgtgagagtagcgactccagcggccgtagttaattgtctccctggtgccagagcgaccgacatcttatcaaacttaaaagtgctggctaagagtAAACGTAAGTATTCGCATATTGTTATCCACGTCAGCAcaaatgatgtccgattgaggcaatcggagatcactaaagcaaatttcatagcggtgtgcagccttgcgaggaagatgtccgcgtcagtaacatgctctggccctatccctgctagacgtggtgatgaaatgtacagcagattatcgtcgctgcatcgctggctgtcggaatggtgcccgataaatggtgtgggttatatagaccattggcggacattctggggtaggccttggcttttgaagagggacggtattcaccccacgtgggctggtgccgatctcctgtcaaaaagcatagctcacagtcttagggcagattgctgactaaccagaaccaagccaaggcggcaggcaaaacggcttaaccgaccgcctgctagtcgcttagagtcgtcacccaggtttcatattattgagactgtgtctgttccccgcggttttaatcgtggggggtcattccatcgtagttcgtgtcttgcaaaccttagagaaattagacctatttcaactctggatagtaggtgtaatgcaaacctaaaacttggactcctgaacattagatcgctggctcctaagacattgctcgtaaatgaaatcattactgattctaatcttagtgccctatgtcttactgagacttggctaaaaccgaatgagttcttggcactaaatgaatccactccagctgagtatagctataagcatactcctcgacccgatcgcaaaggtggcggagttgctgcaatatttaagaccgacctaggagtgcgtgaaaatactggttatagctttagtacgtttgaatttattattctaaatcttgcaagcacatctaagtgtagttctacacctccaatcaccattgccattgtgtatagaccgccaggcccctatagcaatttccttaaggaatttgcagatttcttaacaagcttggtggttactaccgacaaggccttgattgttggtgattttaatatccatatggaaaatgaaagtgatccagtaacaaaagcatttactgccattcttgactctgtcggtgtacatcagaatgtaactgggccaactcatgcctgtaaccacaccctagacctgattcttagtcatggtgtcctggtagaacacatatcaattatccctcagaatccgctactttcagatcattaccttttaacatttcaaatacaacataactcccctaaggccccagaccagaggtacgatactagacgttccatagcctcattatccgctgcaacttttctggaacagctcccacagtcctttaacctaacctctgaagtgtcatgtgtaaatgaacttggacaggtaaccgtgaacatggtagaatcatttcgtaccactcttgatcctgtagcaccactcaagaaaataaaacatagagataagaaacctgccccctggtactctaaccgtacacgtgaacttaaacaagcttcatgaaagctagaacgcaaatggcggtcaacaaaattagaagtttttagatttgcctggaaagagagcctgtctaagtatagacatgcactaatgactgctaggtctatgtatctctctaaactaatagaaaataacaaaaccaatcctaaattcctatttgaaactgtatctaggttaacaaagaatcgttcaatgttaaactcacaagtcccagaagctcttggtagtgatgcctttattgcgttttttaataataaaataaccacgattagacataccatcacgagcacgcccacggttgcacacaaccaccaatcctctgctagtgctagtgttattagtactaatgataacatctttgaatgtttcactcctgtagtgc contains the following coding sequences:
- the LOC140577721 gene encoding uncharacterized protein → MSAIVSQSPPAPAAGPSQQGEWVTTRRHSRKFKQDSHRHHSPIRVSNRFSPLSETPTEPPVESALVIGDSMLRNVRVATPAAVVNCLPGARATDILSNLKVLAKSKRKYSHIVIHVSTNDVRLRQSEITKANFIAVCSLARKMSASVTCSGPIPARRGDEMYSRLSSLHRWLSEWCPINGVGYIDHWRTFWGRPWLLKRDGIHPTWAGADLLSKSIAHSLRADC